In Xenopus tropicalis strain Nigerian chromosome 5, UCB_Xtro_10.0, whole genome shotgun sequence, one genomic interval encodes:
- the capn8.1 gene encoding calpain-8 (The RefSeq protein has 1 substitution compared to this genomic sequence), which yields MSNIAARLAKSRAAAADGLGTNKNPVQYLNQDFEKLRAQCLASGTLFKDEEFPACPSALGFNELGPGSPKTQGVIWKRPSEICPNPQFIVDGATRGDIRQGALGDCWLLAAIASLTLDADLVAQVVPENQSFQKDYAGIFHFRFWQYGEWVDVVVDDRLPTKNGNLVFVHSAEGDEFWSALLEKAYAKLNGSYEALSGGSTIEGFEDFTGGIAEVYELRKAPSDLFQIIQKALRAESLLGCSIDITNAYDTEAITSRKLVKGHAYSVTGAEEVLYRGRQEKLIRVRNPWGEVEWTGPWSDTAPEWNYIDPKVKAALDKQSDDGEFWMAFSDFLREYSRLEICNLSPDTLTNTEQHKWNITLYNGSWARGSTAGGCQNYPATFWTNPQFRIKLDDPDHEHQGSNQEPCCTVIVGLMQKNRRRKKKMGEDLLSIGYSLFKIPNQLQNHTDDHLGRDFFQKTPTAARSDTYINVREVSNRFHLPVGDYLIVPSTFEPFKNGDFCLRVFSEKEAKSLEVGDVVIAKPYEPKISNKDVTDEFKNIFDKLAGDKEEIDAKELQTILNKLISKRPDLRSNGFTVNTCREMISLQDMDGTATLSLLEFRILWLKIQKYLAIYLKADSDRSGTMDAHELRAALQEAGFTLNNKIQQSIVLRYASDELTINFDGFIACMMRLETLFKMFQMLDKSKKGVVELSLQEWLCATLV from the exons ATGTCTAACATAGCCGCTAGGTTAGCCAAGAGCAGGGCGGCGGCGGCTGATGGTCTTGGTACCAATAAGAACCCAGTGCAATATCTAAACCAAGACTTTGAGAAGCTGAGGGCACAATGCTTGGCATCTGGTACCCTGTTTAAAGATGaagaattcccagcatgcccttctGCACTGGGTTTCAACGAACTGGGACCCGGCTCCCCAAAAACACAAGGAGTGATATGGAAGAGACCTTCG GAGATTTGCCCCAACCCCCAGTTCATTGTGGATGGAGCAACACGCGGAGACATCCGTCAAGGGGCTCTCG GGGATTGCTGGCTCCTGGCGGCCATCGCTTCTCTTACACTGGACGCGGATCTtgtagcccaggtggttccagaGAATCAAAGTTTCCAGAAGGACTACGCTGGGATCTTCCACTTCCGG TTCTGGCAGTACGGAGAGTGGGTGGATGTGGTGGTGGATGACCGGCTGCCTACGAAGAATGGGAACCTGGTGTTTGTACACTCGGCTGAAGGGGACGAGTTCTGGAGCGCTCTGCTAGAGAAGGCCTACGCAAA GTTGAATGGCTCCTACGAGGCTCTGTCTGGCGGTTCCACCATAGAAGGATTTGAAGACTTTACCGGAGGTATCGCCGAGGTGTATGAACTGAGGAAGGCTCCGTCTGATTTATTCCAGATCATCCAGAAAGCCCTTAGGGCTGAATCACTGCTTGGCTGCTCTATTGAC ATTACGAATGCCTATGACACTGAAGCCATCACAAGCCGAAAGCTGGTTAAGGGGCACGCGTATTCAGTAACTGGCGCCGAGGAG GTGTTATATCGAGGTCGCCAGGAGAAGCTGATCCGAGTGAGAAATCCCTGGGGAGAAGTAGAATGGACCGGACCTTGGAGTGATAC GGCTCCAGAGTGGAATTATATCGATCCAAAAGTGAAAGCGGCTCTGGATAAACAGTCTGACGATGGAGAATTTTG GATGGCGTTTTCAGACTTTCTCCGAGAGTATTCCCGCCTGGAGATCTGTAACCTGTCCCCCGACACACTCACCAACACCGAGCAGCATAAATGGAACATAACCCTGTACAATGGGAGCTGGGCACGGGGGTCTACTGCCGGCGGCTGCCAAAACTATCCAG CAACATTTTGGACCAACCCGCAGTTTCGCATTAAACTGGATGACCCCGATCATGAACATCAGGGGTCGAACCAGGAGCCGTGCTGCACCGTTATTGTGGGATTGATGCAGAAGAACcgtagaagaaagaagaagatggGAGAAGACTTGCTGAGCATTGGCTATTCACTCTTTAAG aTCCCTAATCAG CTTCAGAACCACACAGATGACCACCTCGGCAGGGACTTCTTCCAAAAGACTCCAACGGCCGCCCGTTCCGACACCTATATAAACGTACGGGAGGTGTCCAACCGCTTCCACCTTCCAGTCGGGGATTATCTGATTGTGCCGTCCACCTTTGAGCCTTTTAAAAATGGCGACTTCTGTCTTCGTGTCTTCTCAGAAAAGGAGGCCAAATCCCT AGAAGTTGGTGACGTGGTGATAGCGAAACCCTATGAG CCCAAGATCTCTAACAAGGACGTCACTGATGAATTCAAGAATATCTTTGACAAGCTTGCAGGGGAT AAAGAAGAAATTGATGCGAAAGAACTTCAAACCATTCTCAATAAACTCATTTCAAAGA GGCCGGACTTGAGATCCAATGGATTTACTGTCAACACTTGCAGAGAGATGATCAGCTTACAAGAC ATGGATGGAACAGCAACGCTGAGCCTTCTGGAGTTCCGTATTCTGTGGCTGAAGATACAGAAATACTTG GCAATCTATTTAAAGGCAGACTCTGACCGTTCTGGGACCATGGACGCCCACGAGCTGAGAGCAGCTTTACAAGAAGCAG GTTTTACTCTGAATAATAAGATCCAGCAGTCCATTGTGCTGCGATACGCGTCTGATGAGCTGACGATTAACTTCGATAGCTTTATTGCCTGTATGATGCGCCTGGAGACCCTGTTCA AAATGTTCCAGATGTTGGACAAGAGTAAGAAAGGGGTCGTTGAGCTGAGTTTACAAGAG TGGCTCTGCGCAACCTTGGTCTGA